A stretch of DNA from Solea solea chromosome 11, fSolSol10.1, whole genome shotgun sequence:
tgtgtctggacGGAcggtgtgggggtgtgtgtgcaGACTCGTGGACAAACGCACACTCGGTGGAGCTGTGTCAAAGCCTCGGCTGCGGAACCGCCATCCAGGCTGCCGACCGTCTACCTGGACAGGAATTTGTGATGGTCAAGAGTTTGTACAAGACGAAACACACGACGAGTCCGAGACACTACAGCTTCGTCATGAAGAGTGAACAACACGTGTGTCCACCTGCTTACGTTGTTTGTTCAGGTAAACTGCTTAGACAGACAGGCCCTAGTTAGCTAGCTACCTGGTAATTGATAGAAAGATAAAAAGTTAGCAATAGAAAGATGCTAGTTAGTTtgcgatagatagatagatagatcgatagatagatagatagattgatagatagattgatagatagattgatagattgatagatagacaaagaaatcaatgagtggacaacagaaaaaagaaagaaatggtaCAAAGGacagatagaaagaaagaaattaacagacagataaaaagaaagaaatggatGCAccgaaagaatgaaagaaagacatggacagagagaaagacatggacaaactttgacaaacagaacaaaatgaACAGACATtagataaaaagaaatgaatggtGTGTGGatggaaagaaataaagaagtgGGTGAacatcagaaaaagaaaaaatggaacTAAGGACAGCTAGATGGAAAGACATGCACAGATGGAGGAgtggacagaaagaaagaagtggGTGGACAACAGaacgaaagaaaaaaacaaaggaaacctGGATAGAAAGAAAGACATGGACATacagatggacggatggacaTAGAGAAAGACATGGACAGACTgacaaatagaaataaataaacaaatggatGATGGATCGAAATGAAAGGACAGACAGAAGGATTGACAAGTTGATAGATCGATTGGTTTTTAcgctcagtaaaaaaaagtgttggtACTTTGAACTTCGTATCTGAAGACAATGGAACCGCTTGGTTcctgtgttttgttcttcttccaAATCCTTGAATCTATAAACTCTCATATAATCCTCACATGGACATTTGAACAATTGAAAACTGtgtctcttttgttgttgttgtcgtttacAGGCAGTGTCATGCCCAGGTTTAGCATCTCCAGAGACAACTGTTCTGGAAACCTGGAGGTCCACTCTGAAGGACAGTGGCTGCCCGTGTGTGCTGATGCTCTtcaacaaaaacaggcacaacaCACCATGTGTGAGCAGCTGCAGTGCGGCCAAGGGGTCAATTGGATTGAATACTTTGGACCGAAACCGGAGGCAACTCGCACCCTTTCAAAAGTGCAGTGTTCCGAAACTGGCGTGAAGTCATTATCAGCATGTAACATCAGTTTTACAAACACTCCCTGTTCTCTTGCTGGACTTATCTGCTCTGGTTTGTACGATATTTTCTATCCTCGAAATTATATTTGAAACCACTCGTACCTAAACTCTTTCCAGCATCTGACTCTTTATGTAGAAACACTTTTCCTCAAAAAGACTAAGTTCAATAGAATAGTACTGAGCCACCCCTAGAGCAAACTTTTGCAGCAACCTTTACGTTCCTTCACAGTAACCTTTACATTGCTTTGATGTACCCTTCACATTCCTATGCAGTAAACTCTTTGTTCCCTCACAATTATATTCCTTTGCAGTAACATTTCCAAGCAGTACAGGTCATCCACAGTGAGATAAACCAGCACATACTTCAGCAAGTGTAGATATAGCTTTTAAGTGGCtcaaatctgtgagttttgtttTGAGTTCATCAACTCTCGTCTCTTTATCTCAGACTGGAGAAAGATCAAGGCTAGCGAGACCTGCAGTGGAGCCGTATCTGTTCACTCCAAAGGAAGACAAAGTGCTGTCGCTGTCAACGGTTGGAAAGAAACTGAAGGAAAGAGGCTTTGTAAGGACTTAAGATGTGGCAGCTTCAAGTCAAAAAAGGTTTACAAAACATCGCAGCAGCTTCCCTTCTGGAACGGAAGCTTCAGATGTGGAGAGGCCCCCAAAAATATCTGGGACTGTGAAAACAAATCGACCTCGTCCTCACAGAGAGAGCAGCTCTTTATTGAATGTGAAGGTAAATTATAGTTTACTGTTTGATTGTCATTTCTCTTAATAGTCACacaaagtgaaataaacagATACCGTTCAACTATCGTGTACTCCTTTAACGTTAAATCATGATATTTCTTTCCTTCCTAGATGAGCCGCGTGTCACCCTGTCAGACAAATGCAACGGTTATGTAACCCTTAATCGCAGGAACGTGTGTTACAGTAACTGGAACTTTAAATATGCACACTTAGTTTGCCAAGAACAGAAATGCGGCAACGCAATCGAATACTCCTCCTCTGGCATTCAGCCATTCTCTTACGAGGACTACCATGTCCAATGTGATGACTTCCATTATAAACTTGGCCAGTGCAAGAGAGTCCAGGGAAAGTGTGACACAGGCTATGTGCTTGTTAGCTGTGTGGGTAAGGTTCGCGTAATCACActcacgctcccacaccaaactccatagacaaaaacacatgtttttagcACACAAggacactggagctgctggtctgccgCTACCTTGTTTCGTAAGGTTTTGTCACTATGATAtatccaaatgaaggattttaaaacaacaaattcacaaaataacacatttgaactcactgatggaggcagcagtggatcaacaactactgcgtgccgtgatgtaaaatcgacaaatttctcaatgggatttggtgcagggtatgagaaagtgacatgaacttcagtttccagatgTAAAAACCTAATactgacaaaaaacaataaaaatattaagatattttattaattgaacCATTGTTATTTGGCTTAAAGAATGTATTCTCCGTTTAAAACAGATACTGTAGGTAGCAAAgttttaagattattttacagaaaatatGCTGTATTCCATTTGCACatgtaatgtgtaatttttGCCGTTCCATAGAATGAAGagcatgtgtttatatgtatacacatatatatgtgtatatatatatatatatatatatatatatatatatacacatctatgTATAACAGAGCAGCTAGCCTTGCAAGCTATACTTAAAAATGTGATGACCTAAATCTCAAACACCACAACAAATGACCATCTTGTCCTACCACAGTGACACCATTAAACTTCTGCTCCCACATTTGTTGTGCTAAGCTAGGGTCAAATCGGCTTAGCTAGGCAGAGTGGACAGataagacatgaaaaaaaaagccacatacTGTAAGCCTATTTCCTTAAAACTTGCACTGTTCccaaatgcaaatgaaaattAATCAATGTCAATTTTCCTTTTCACAGGTAGTGTAAATTTCACGACGACTGAAACATGTGGAGGCAAGCTTTTAATTAATTCTAGATATGGCTTGAAGGAAATGTGTCCCCTGAACCTTTCCATGGCATTAATGGAAAAGCTGTGCCACGAGATCGGCTGTGATGGTTATAACAACAGAATACacacaagagaaaacacaaggcTGGTAAATATTCTTTTATACCATTATGTTTGTTCTGAGGAAATCGGAACCTGTGACTTTCTGTTTCCACCACACTGTTGTCTTACTCGACTATATGGAAAAGGGTGAACTTTAAGACGAGTTTGACTTTGATTCAAGAAAAACTTGGAGACGGCACTGGACTGCACCGACGACCACAACGACGTCAAGTACTGCGTTACTAAGAGGTCCTGTAAAGGAGTCATACCCGCTCACATCTACTGTAACGGTGACCACGCCAAATTTCTTATTCTTGTTCCACCAGTTGCTGCTTTGATTGACATGAAtcacaaaaactaaaattaaaaacttGTCCTTCTCCACAAGCCAAAGCAGAAAGCTTCATGTggttttgtttgatttcagGTTATAAGGGCAAATCAGATGAAAATAACAGAAAGAGTTCTACCAGCATAGTACCCATTATCCTGGCTGTGGGACTATGTTTGGCTCTGATCATTGTCATCGTTATATTTATACAAATCTGCATCCTGAAGAAAGTCAAGAATTTCTGGAAAAACCCAGGTGAGTGTTTCCTTCTGCTTCATGTTCCCAATTTAGGACGTAAATGTAGCTTTGGATAGTACGACACAAATATGCAGTCCAAATAATAATGTTGTGTTGATTACAGCAAGAGGCCACATGGCAgtacagtggctagcattgttgtctcacagcaagaaggtcatcTGTTCAGATCCCGTGTGTGCATAACCTCTCCCCAGCTACTcaagtttcctcccactgtccaaaaactaTGATTTAGGCTGGGGATTAGGGGATTAAAGCGATTATATGAcaatgtattgtcattttaatcaAGTAAAATATGCATTGTCAAACTTGTTCCAGTTCCAATTTGAAGTAATTATCATTTTAGttacttttaaataaagttcAGGATCCTACCATACTCTGTAGAAGATAGAAttccttttcctccttctttcAAACCTATACAATGTCAAAGTATAATTAATGAACTGTTAAAACTATATCAGTGATAAAGCTGTATACACACATGATTTTCAACATAATCATCATTATCaaaatgctaacatgctaacaaaaAGCCTAACAGTGTGTGCTAACATGATAActaataaatgcataaatataaatgcattattattattatcattaaattAATTGGGACATGTCAATCCCAACAGGCGCACACAAAAAAGGTCTCTAGAAACAGcaaatgctaacatgctaacaaacgAAGAGCCTCACAGAGAGCGCTAGCATAACTATTAAAAGCATTATTAATATGACATTAAGTGGAAAACAGAGAAATGCTAACAGACAAGAGGCTTAGTGGTCAACCCAAgtccataaacaaataaactcacCGATGACTGGAGGCATTTTTCTGTTTGTAGGTTTTCAGGTGAGTCTGTTAGAggcttcatttattaatttatttctattaaaatatacaatacaaataatacaatgtggaaaatagatatattacagcattgtagagtagtatatatatatatatgtatgtatgacatatatgtacgtgtacaaatatatactactctacatactatactatacatagctaatatttacatattatatttaaatataaatctcgactttaatataaatctaaaattcaaagttaaaataaataaaacattaacaatatacaaaccttcaaactttcaggtcaaaacgtttccattaaaaacaaaataacacgtcaacaacaaatctatggatcacaccgagcatctaatgacagcgacgtctgagccagcggatcatttcatcaggacaggccgaggtaacgctgctctgtgccgggcacagtgagcgccgaacGTCCGCAGAGGctgagctgatcacctccgacaaacgtcgctgccaaactataaatacttcatatcttcatacacaaaccacatgtttgaattctatatgactcatttctcgcctcaaatgatgttaaaactttgttccgggacacagaaaaatatttatttcagatttatatttctattatctgctgctatgctccgccgaaatgtattctgggatacatggccatcgcaagtacgcttaagtcacctccgatgcatacttggtaaaaatgggcggagcaaGAACATTTCCGGGtatgagaaccgtcctcgctgttcgcttacttgagaattggaacagaacttagactgaggctgatgacgttttcacaagtacgggagtacgcaagtacgctcaagtacgcacaagtatggatattgagaaacggccagagTCTCTCTGgttgaaacaggaagtgacctcacTTGACCTGGAAGTaactcttatttattttgtttatttattgtgtaaGTGTAAGTTCTAAAAGCTGTGGCAGCTCTTTTCCTCAACTTACAATGAAACACTGATGAGGCAACACATAAGGttcgttttatttttattttaacctggGTTACGGAGACTTAGTGCCTGGATGAGTCTGAAACAAATTGTGTATTAGACACATTCTGCCACAAGAGGCCAGTGTTTCTGCAATAACCtctttactgtatattattccCATTTAAGACATTGTGATCAGTGCTTCTATTTTACAGGATTCATGTTGCAACTGTTAAATGTAACATAATATGAATAAGTGAATGCTTTGCCTGGTGTTTTTGTCACGTATCATCGGTAAAGGtctaatgcttttttttaacagaagcCAGAACAGTTTCAAGAAAAGAAATTCAGTTTGAAAGTGGCGACTATGAAGAAGTCAGCAAAAATGATGACGAGGAAGATTCAAGTAAGTCTGAAAAATGTCCTCTTCTTCATTTCCATCTTGAACTGATACGACGTTACAAAgtgaaatatttcactgtataaaataaaacattttgcttTATAATGACATATTATCTtataaaaggaaacattttacGTATAATGACAATTTTTTGACAttacaaaatgaaacattttactttaaaaagaaaaaaaattacattataaaatgaaatattttgctTTATAATGACATaacttttttatattataaaatgaaatattttgctttttaaagacatttattatgttataaaatgaaacattttactTTATATAGACATTTTTTCgctataaaatgaaatattttactttaaaaagacAATTATTTACGTtataaaatgagacattttgCTTAATCAagaaattttttttacattacaaaatgaaacattttactttaaaaagacataattTATTACgttataaaatgaaatattttgctttaattttagattactttatttatatttatttatatttatatttataatgacataatttttttcattataaaattaaacattttgctTTATAAAGACATATtgttttacattacaaaatgaaacattttaatataatgtGATTTGAAATCGTATTAAAAGCgtctgtgtttggtttgatCACGTTGTCGTCATTGTTGTTGCAGGAGTCAGATACGAGGCTGAAGTCGCGGTCGCAGAGAACGACCCTCACAGCTCGTACGATGACATTGATGAAGCAGAGAAGGCTCAGCCTCTCACGTCTCATCCCACACAAGGTTTTAAACTCCGTCAATCTTCAGTTCTCTCAATAAAACCAGAGCATGTGACTTTCAATCTAACTTTAATTGTAAATAATGATGATACATGGACACATTATATtggtaaaatgaatgaatgaaacagttCTTGTTAGAAACCTAACCAGAGTGTCTCTCGTCTTCTCTCTAGCGGACACGGTGACGTACGAGGTGGACGACTTGGGGGAAAACTATGACGACATTGAAGCGGCTCCTGAGATCTCACAGACCACAGCTGAAGTTCACCGCAGTCCCAACCCCTCAggtgtaggtggcgctgtggcACCTCCAGgaacagagcaggaggagggagatTATGTTTCGTCAGAAGACGACGAAGGGTGAGAAAAACACTGGGTAAAACCCAGCTCCCCTTCAGTCAGaaccaaaatacaaatacaaaaaaatgccTTTTATGCATCAGACGTTTTGTAAAGTGTTTAAGATTAAATGTGCAAATACAATTACAGCGTTCATGAACAGAGAAaactgttttcattcaaaaaagaaaagtattacCAAAAGCTATTTTTATACAGTTTGTAGTAATACATGTATAATGTAG
This window harbors:
- the LOC131468226 gene encoding scavenger receptor cysteine-rich type 1 protein M160, with amino-acid sequence MWFLLVFIAHTELLLISHVHGKIEQRAGMRLILRGGQHPCHGHVEILYKNKWGIVGDQDWNRATEEVVCRSTQCGTPVEGATEDVPKPSGDVWLNEVKCNGTENHLFDCDYPGLGVSQYFKDTVKKIKCSLVDKIEISLDGFECAGALTFSVDGKKQPGYFCAENWGKEEADYVCESLGCGKSKEIAVHNWMIWKEFTKSRKMKLDCGNIQPLNNLWQCVTQESTECKHPASVICTGYERLQLRRNRQKKQSVSVCSGQLEMEEQEKWVPFKKNVSSPDDWCRQMNCGSSLSLNGTELTCSDSVRVVLMDRGEASRCYGTVHMEVNRATYSVCASTWTMKEAEVTCRELDCGKVISYEKKSTGPGIMDNVRCLGSESSLWHCQAIHDQGMKCSTTAYVVCAESLDVRLADAPGKCAGRVEVLYEGSWKQVSTDQWTDDNSDTVCRQIHCGPRQKSDSPEQQFGGSSGDFLTQTLNCSKTTSSISECFTQTSKKASGTEAVKITCDDHKVLILNNSCSGSVGIVSGNDIHWLSGSATTWTQESADAVCKQVHCGKALKFSAPNATADVQVWDHSYNCSSDATSLFDCDAAANSHDHKHTIANVTCSGTITVTMTNKCWGTVSVCLDGRCGGVCADSWTNAHSVELCQSLGCGTAIQAADRLPGQEFVMVKSLYKTKHTTSPRHYSFVMKSEQHVCPPAYVVCSGSVMPRFSISRDNCSGNLEVHSEGQWLPVCADALQQKQAQHTMCEQLQCGQGVNWIEYFGPKPEATRTLSKVQCSETGVKSLSACNISFTNTPCSLAGLICSDWRKIKASETCSGAVSVHSKGRQSAVAVNGWKETEGKRLCKDLRCGSFKSKKVYKTSQQLPFWNGSFRCGEAPKNIWDCENKSTSSSQREQLFIECEDEPRVTLSDKCNGYVTLNRRNVCYSNWNFKYAHLVCQEQKCGNAIEYSSSGIQPFSYEDYHVQCDDFHYKLGQCKRVQGKCDTGYVLVSCVGSVNFTTTETCGGKLLINSRYGLKEMCPLNLSMALMEKLCHEIGCDGYNNRIHTRENTRLKNLETALDCTDDHNDVKYCVTKRSCKGVIPAHIYCNGYKGKSDENNRKSSTSIVPIILAVGLCLALIIVIVIFIQICILKKVKNFWKNPEARTVSRKEIQFESGDYEEVSKNDDEEDSRVRYEAEVAVAENDPHSSYDDIDEAEKAQPLTSHPTQADTVTYEVDDLGENYDDIEAAPEISQTTAEVHRSPNPSGVGGAVAPPGTEQEEGDYVSSEDDEG